A section of the Ictalurus punctatus breed USDA103 chromosome 8, Coco_2.0, whole genome shotgun sequence genome encodes:
- the elf2a gene encoding ETS-related transcription factor Elf-2a isoform X1, giving the protein MTSVVVIDGGGNILEYVTGDEEAQQEVCCDDAVIHEDEAECPAVIVEQVNSADVEQCYAAQVLVCDDENTYLMQDVVEEQVVETEVQDSGIVEVSVHDKTIEAAEALLHMDSPASLHGDHSPEEFLSEMEVEVSTEDMGQVVEDSHSELQQADQKKKRGRKSKLPRACCDGSLDLIYKRKSRESKGTTTYLWEFLLDLLQDKETCPKYIKWTEKEKGIFKLVDSKAVSKLWGKHKNKPDMNYETMGRALRYYYQRGILSKVEGQRLVYQFKEMPKDIVFIDEEEDMEDGMEKVKAQSPAAADCTASRRRKDRFSPVSSSAPVISIASGPEGLVSVHQTPVATTTGPRTVRLAMQVPVVMTTPQGQKVSTVTLNSPTSSSPMLTAGGVLSGGTGAGKVLLQAMPTLLPTQGQNGERITLQLITLPATTQTKTGTPITLRTLAPLTGTQVLQLAMPSSPNTVTLPSETASNTQDIRFIKVERLEQSAHADQAATTHS; this is encoded by the exons ATGACCTCGGTGGTGGTAATAGACGGTGGAGGGAACATTCTGGAGTACGTCACCGGAGACGAGGAGGCGCAGCAG GAGGTGTGTTGTGACGACGCGGTGATCCACGAGGACGAAGCCGAGTGTCCGGCGGTGATCGTGGAGCAGGTGAACAGCGCCGACGTGGAGCAGTGTTACGCCGCTCAGGTGCTCGTCTGTGACGATGAGAACACCTACCTGATGCAGGACGTGGTGGAGGAGCAGGTGGTGGAAACGGAGGTGCAAGACTCGGGCATAG tgGAGGTATCAGTTCATGACAAAACCATCGAGGCGGCTGAGGCTCTGCTGCACATGGACTCTCCAGCCAGCCTTCATGGTGACCACAgcccag AGGAGTTCCTGTCTGAGATGGAGGTGGAAGTGAGCACCGAGGACATGGGGCAGGTCGTGGAAGATTCTCATAGCGAGCTGCAGCAAGCGgatcagaaaaagaaaagag GACGGAAATCCAAACTGCCTCGGGCTTGCTGCGACGGCTCCCTGGATCTTATTTATAAGAGGAAATCGAGAGAGAGTAAGG GCACCACCACGTATCTCTGGGAGTTTCTGCTGGATCTCCTTCAGGATAAAGAAACCTGCCCTAAGTACATCAAATGGACGGAGAAGGAGAAGGGCATCTTCAAGCTGGTCGACTCCAAAGCCGTGTCCAAGCTGTGGGGCAAACATAAGAACAAACCGGACATGAACTACGAGACGATGGGAAGAGCACTCAG gtattaCTACCAGCGAGGAATTCTTTCCAAGGTGGAAGGCCAGAGACTGGTGTACCAGTTCAAGGAGATGCCGAAAGACATCGTGTTCATCGACGAGGAAGAGGACATGGAGGACGGGATGGAGAAGGTCAAAGCGCAGAGTCCCGCCGCGGCCGACTGCACCGCTTCCCGCCGGAGGAAGGACCGGTTCTCTCCCGTTTCATCCTCGGCGCCCGTCATCAGCATCGCCTCAGGACCCGAAGGACTCGTGTCCGTGCATCAGACTCCGGTCGCCACGACGACGGGCCCCAG GACGGTGAGGCTGGCCATGCAGGTGCCGGTTGTCATGACAACGCCCCAGGGTCAAAAGGTCTCCACGGTGACCCTCAACTCTCCCACGAGCTCCTCCCCGATGCTGACGGCGGGCGGCGTGCTGAGCGGGGGGACCGGCGCGGGTAAAGTGCTGCTGCAGGCCATGCCCACGCTGCTGCCCACGCAGGGGCAGAACGGCGAACGGATCACGCTGCAGCTCATCACGCTCCCCGCCACCACCCAGACCAAAACGGGCACGCCCATCACGCTGCGCACTCTGGCGCCGCTCACGGGGACCCAGGTGCTGCAGCTCGCCATGCCTTCCTCTCCGAACACCGTCACGTTGCCGTCGGAGACCGCGTCGAACACGCAGGACATCAGGTTCATCAAGGTGGAGCGTCTGGAGCAGAGCGCACACGCAGACCAGGCCGCCACCACGCACAGCTGA
- the elf2a gene encoding ETS-related transcription factor Elf-2a isoform X2, producing MAAQIHEEPENQLDLLLKAVEVSVHDKTIEAAEALLHMDSPASLHGDHSPEEFLSEMEVEVSTEDMGQVVEDSHSELQQADQKKKRGRKSKLPRACCDGSLDLIYKRKSRESKGTTTYLWEFLLDLLQDKETCPKYIKWTEKEKGIFKLVDSKAVSKLWGKHKNKPDMNYETMGRALRYYYQRGILSKVEGQRLVYQFKEMPKDIVFIDEEEDMEDGMEKVKAQSPAAADCTASRRRKDRFSPVSSSAPVISIASGPEGLVSVHQTPVATTTGPRTVRLAMQVPVVMTTPQGQKVSTVTLNSPTSSSPMLTAGGVLSGGTGAGKVLLQAMPTLLPTQGQNGERITLQLITLPATTQTKTGTPITLRTLAPLTGTQVLQLAMPSSPNTVTLPSETASNTQDIRFIKVERLEQSAHADQAATTHS from the exons ATGGCGGCTCAGATTCACGAGGAACCCGAAAACCAGTTGGACTTACTTCTCAAAGCGG tgGAGGTATCAGTTCATGACAAAACCATCGAGGCGGCTGAGGCTCTGCTGCACATGGACTCTCCAGCCAGCCTTCATGGTGACCACAgcccag AGGAGTTCCTGTCTGAGATGGAGGTGGAAGTGAGCACCGAGGACATGGGGCAGGTCGTGGAAGATTCTCATAGCGAGCTGCAGCAAGCGgatcagaaaaagaaaagag GACGGAAATCCAAACTGCCTCGGGCTTGCTGCGACGGCTCCCTGGATCTTATTTATAAGAGGAAATCGAGAGAGAGTAAGG GCACCACCACGTATCTCTGGGAGTTTCTGCTGGATCTCCTTCAGGATAAAGAAACCTGCCCTAAGTACATCAAATGGACGGAGAAGGAGAAGGGCATCTTCAAGCTGGTCGACTCCAAAGCCGTGTCCAAGCTGTGGGGCAAACATAAGAACAAACCGGACATGAACTACGAGACGATGGGAAGAGCACTCAG gtattaCTACCAGCGAGGAATTCTTTCCAAGGTGGAAGGCCAGAGACTGGTGTACCAGTTCAAGGAGATGCCGAAAGACATCGTGTTCATCGACGAGGAAGAGGACATGGAGGACGGGATGGAGAAGGTCAAAGCGCAGAGTCCCGCCGCGGCCGACTGCACCGCTTCCCGCCGGAGGAAGGACCGGTTCTCTCCCGTTTCATCCTCGGCGCCCGTCATCAGCATCGCCTCAGGACCCGAAGGACTCGTGTCCGTGCATCAGACTCCGGTCGCCACGACGACGGGCCCCAG GACGGTGAGGCTGGCCATGCAGGTGCCGGTTGTCATGACAACGCCCCAGGGTCAAAAGGTCTCCACGGTGACCCTCAACTCTCCCACGAGCTCCTCCCCGATGCTGACGGCGGGCGGCGTGCTGAGCGGGGGGACCGGCGCGGGTAAAGTGCTGCTGCAGGCCATGCCCACGCTGCTGCCCACGCAGGGGCAGAACGGCGAACGGATCACGCTGCAGCTCATCACGCTCCCCGCCACCACCCAGACCAAAACGGGCACGCCCATCACGCTGCGCACTCTGGCGCCGCTCACGGGGACCCAGGTGCTGCAGCTCGCCATGCCTTCCTCTCCGAACACCGTCACGTTGCCGTCGGAGACCGCGTCGAACACGCAGGACATCAGGTTCATCAAGGTGGAGCGTCTGGAGCAGAGCGCACACGCAGACCAGGCCGCCACCACGCACAGCTGA
- the nocta gene encoding nocturnin isoform X2, whose translation MQACQMGSSSVRFFSSLAQSLSSAPLEHTHTDAEECEPEPVDPETLLRQCEEVLRKRPPRPNREFIRTRTSATHDPQIRVMQWNILAQALGEGKDGFVRCPMEALVWSERKYLILEEILTYRPDIVCLQEVDHYYDTFQPVMASLGYQSSFCPKPCSPCLDVSGNNGPDGCALFFSRERFRLLHINHLRLSAMALKTNQVAVVATLQCRVTGRVFCVAVTHLKARSGWETFRGAQGANLLQQLKAILSAQQDENVPLFVCGDFNAEPGEEVYRRFMNSPLGLDSAYRTLSSAEPSYTTWKIRPSGESCTTLDYVWFSRHGFSVDGVLSMPSEEQIGPDRLPSYHYPSDHLSLVCDFSFIQEPHRLM comes from the exons ATGCAGG cgtGTCAGATGGGCAGCAGCAGCGTCAGATTCTTCAGTTCTCTGGCTCAGTCTCTGAGCAGCGCGCCGctggagcacacacacaccgacgCTGAGGAGTGTGAGCCGGAGCCGGTCGACCCAGAGACGCTCCTGCGCCAGTGCGAGGAGGTTCTGAGGAAACGACCGCCGCGGCCAAACCGAGAATTCATCAGAACCAGAACCAGCGCCACACACGACCCGCAGATCCGCGTCATGCAGTGGAACATTCTAGCACAAG CTCTGGGCGAGGGCAAGGACGGCTTCGTGCGCTGCCCGATGGAGGCGTTAGTCTGGTCCGAGAGGAAGTACCTGATCCTGGAGGAGATTCTGACCTACAGACCAGACATCGTGTGTCTGCAGGAGGTGGACCACTACTACGACACCTTCCAGCCCGTGATGGCCAGCCTGGGCTACCAGAGCAGCTTCTGCCCCAAGCCGTGCTCTCCGTGCCTGGACGTCAGCGGCAACAACGGCCCCGACGGCTGCGCCCTGTTCTTCAGCCGCGAGCGTTTCCGTCTGCTCCACATCAATCACCTGCGTCTCTCCGCCATGGCGCTCAAGACCAACCAGGTGGCCGTCGTGGCTACGCTACAGTGCCGGGTCACGGGGCGAGTCTTCTGCGTCGCCGTGACGCACCTGAAAGCGAGGAGCGGCTGGGAGACCTTCCGTGGCGCCCAGGGTGCCAATCTTCTCCAGCAGCTGAAGGCCATCCTGAGCGCGCAGCAGGACGAAAACGTTCCTTTGTTCGTGTGCGGAGATTTCAACGCCGAACCGGGTGAAGAGGTGTACCGCCGCTTTATGAACTCTCCGCTCGGCCTCGATAGCGCCTACAGGACGCTGAGCTCCGCCGAGCCGTCCTACACCACCTGGAAGATCCGTCCGAGCGGAGAGAGCTGCACGACGCTCGATTACGTCTGGTTCTCGCGCCACGGCTTCAGCGTAGACGGCGTCCTGAGCATGCCCAGCGAGGAGCAGATCGGCCCGGACCGCCTTCCCTCCTACCACTATCCTTCCGATCATCTCTCGCTCGTCTGCGACTTCAGCTTCATCCAGGAGCCCCACAGACTCATGTGA
- the nocta gene encoding nocturnin isoform X3, with protein sequence MGSSSVRFFSSLAQSLSSAPLEHTHTDAEECEPEPVDPETLLRQCEEVLRKRPPRPNREFIRTRTSATHDPQIRVMQWNILAQALGEGKDGFVRCPMEALVWSERKYLILEEILTYRPDIVCLQEVDHYYDTFQPVMASLGYQSSFCPKPCSPCLDVSGNNGPDGCALFFSRERFRLLHINHLRLSAMALKTNQVAVVATLQCRVTGRVFCVAVTHLKARSGWETFRGAQGANLLQQLKAILSAQQDENVPLFVCGDFNAEPGEEVYRRFMNSPLGLDSAYRTLSSAEPSYTTWKIRPSGESCTTLDYVWFSRHGFSVDGVLSMPSEEQIGPDRLPSYHYPSDHLSLVCDFSFIQEPHRLM encoded by the exons ATGGGCAGCAGCAGCGTCAGATTCTTCAGTTCTCTGGCTCAGTCTCTGAGCAGCGCGCCGctggagcacacacacaccgacgCTGAGGAGTGTGAGCCGGAGCCGGTCGACCCAGAGACGCTCCTGCGCCAGTGCGAGGAGGTTCTGAGGAAACGACCGCCGCGGCCAAACCGAGAATTCATCAGAACCAGAACCAGCGCCACACACGACCCGCAGATCCGCGTCATGCAGTGGAACATTCTAGCACAAG CTCTGGGCGAGGGCAAGGACGGCTTCGTGCGCTGCCCGATGGAGGCGTTAGTCTGGTCCGAGAGGAAGTACCTGATCCTGGAGGAGATTCTGACCTACAGACCAGACATCGTGTGTCTGCAGGAGGTGGACCACTACTACGACACCTTCCAGCCCGTGATGGCCAGCCTGGGCTACCAGAGCAGCTTCTGCCCCAAGCCGTGCTCTCCGTGCCTGGACGTCAGCGGCAACAACGGCCCCGACGGCTGCGCCCTGTTCTTCAGCCGCGAGCGTTTCCGTCTGCTCCACATCAATCACCTGCGTCTCTCCGCCATGGCGCTCAAGACCAACCAGGTGGCCGTCGTGGCTACGCTACAGTGCCGGGTCACGGGGCGAGTCTTCTGCGTCGCCGTGACGCACCTGAAAGCGAGGAGCGGCTGGGAGACCTTCCGTGGCGCCCAGGGTGCCAATCTTCTCCAGCAGCTGAAGGCCATCCTGAGCGCGCAGCAGGACGAAAACGTTCCTTTGTTCGTGTGCGGAGATTTCAACGCCGAACCGGGTGAAGAGGTGTACCGCCGCTTTATGAACTCTCCGCTCGGCCTCGATAGCGCCTACAGGACGCTGAGCTCCGCCGAGCCGTCCTACACCACCTGGAAGATCCGTCCGAGCGGAGAGAGCTGCACGACGCTCGATTACGTCTGGTTCTCGCGCCACGGCTTCAGCGTAGACGGCGTCCTGAGCATGCCCAGCGAGGAGCAGATCGGCCCGGACCGCCTTCCCTCCTACCACTATCCTTCCGATCATCTCTCGCTCGTCTGCGACTTCAGCTTCATCCAGGAGCCCCACAGACTCATGTGA